The Gavia stellata isolate bGavSte3 chromosome 1, bGavSte3.hap2, whole genome shotgun sequence genome has a segment encoding these proteins:
- the GATD3 gene encoding glutamine amidotransferase-like class 1 domain-containing protein 3, mitochondrial: MLASCGPALCTALRRAAPGGLASFHCSARRRRAARVAVVLSGCGVYDGTEIHEASAILVHLSRGGADVQMYAPDVPQMHVIDHSKGQPAEAESRNVLVESARIARGKIASLAKLTTEDHDAVIFPGGFGAAKNLSTFAVDGKDCKVNREVERVLKDFHKAGKPIGLCCISPVLAAKVLSGAEVTVGHEEEEGGKWPYAGTAGAIKELGGKHCVKEVTEAHVDTKNKVVTTPAFMCETELHNIFDGIGAMVKNVLKLIGK; encoded by the exons ATGCTGGCCTCCTGCGGGCCGGCCCTGTGCACCGCGCTGCGGCGGGCAGCGCCCGGCGGCCTCGCCTCCTTCCACTGCTCCGCTCGGCGCCGCCGCGCGGCCCGCGTCGCTGTG GTCCTGTCTGGTTGTGGTGTCTATGACGGCACAGAAATCCATGAGGCCTCAGC CATACTGGTACACCTTAGTCGTGGGGGAGCTGACGTTCAGATGTATGCTCCAGATGTTCCTCAGATGCATGTCATTGACCACAGTAAAGGGCAACCAGCTGAAGCTGAGTCAAG GAACGTTTTAGTGGAATCTGCAAGGATTGCTCGTGGTAAAATTGCAAGCCTGGCTAAGCTTACTACAGAAGACCATGATGCTGTGATATTCCCTGGTGGATTTGGAGCTGCTAAAAACTT ATCTACCTTTGCTGTTGATGGGAAAGATTGCAAGGTGAACAGAGAAGTTGAACGTGTCTTGAAAGACTTCCACAAAGCAGGCAAACCTATTGG TCTTTGCTGCATTTCACCAGTGTTGGCAGCAAAGGTTCTCTCTGGTGCTGAAGTAACTGTGGGCcatgaagaagaggaaggtggCAAGTGGCCTTATGCTGGGACTGCAGGAGCCATTAAAGAACTGGGAGGAAAGCATTGTGTGAAAGAAGTAACT GAAGCTCATGTGGACACAAAAAACAAGGTTGTGACTACGCCAGCATTTATGTGTGAAACAGAATTACATAATATCTTTGATGGCATTGGGGCCATGGTAAAGAATGTGCTAAAACTAATTGGCAAATAA